DNA from Chrysiogenia bacterium:
GCCGACCACGCAAAGAGCGCAGCGGTCTTGAGCTCGACGATCTTTTCGTAGACTTCTTCGTTGGTCGCCAGATCGAAGCGGTGTTCCTGCTGAAGCACCTCGCCCTCGACCATGTTCTGAAGCATGAACTGGTAGCTGTCGCAGATCTCGAAATTGCGCGTGGCGAATACCCCGCCCAGCGCGCGGGTCAGCAGAAAATCACCGGCGAGAATGGAGATGCGGTTGCCGTGCAGGATGCGCGAGGCGGGCTTGCCGCGGCGCACTTCGCCCTCGTCCAGAACGTCATCATGCAGCAGGGTCGCCGCGTGGGTGAGCTCGGCCGCCAGGGCGACCGGATCGGCCACCGAAGCATCGGCGCCGACGGCGGTGCAGGAGAGCCAGGCCAGCAGCGGACGCACGCGCTTGCCACCGGCTTCGACGAGCTGCGCGGCCGCCTCGGGCAGCGGCGCGTGGGCGCCCTGACAGGCAACGGAGAGATTGTCTTCGAGACGCGCGAGCTCGCCGCTGAATTCGGCGCGCAGGTTCTTCCAGAGCGAGCGGTAACGAAGTCGCTCGGT
Protein-coding regions in this window:
- a CDS encoding polyprenyl synthetase family protein — encoded protein: MSLPKAMSLTERLRYRSLWKNLRAEFSGELARLEDNLSVACQGAHAPLPEAAAQLVEAGGKRVRPLLAWLSCTAVGADASVADPVALAAELTHAATLLHDDVLDEGEVRRGKPASRILHGNRISILAGDFLLTRALGGVFATRNFEICDSYQFMLQNMVEGEVLQQEHRFDLATNEEVYEKIVELKTAALFAWSAKAGAMAAGADEATTRALEKFGHGSGIAFQVLDDWLDWVGEGTLVGKAVLSDLKEGKPSLAVIYGCEMSEEVSRWFESHLKDDRPPPSDKEVGRLAGMLAECGALARVRGRLESATFGAIEELEVLPASPARDRLVRFARLLLARDS